In the genome of Pontibacter actiniarum, the window GTTAGCAAGGTATTCCGAGAAGGCGCGGATGCTGCTGCAAGCGCTTCGTTTTTTGGTCTGAAAAGTACAGTATATTGGAGCTTTTGTCCCGTAAGAATAGTAAGGTGATATCGTACCTTTGTGTGAGTAAACAAGTTTGGAGAAATGAGCCAGAGAAATTCATTACTATACAGCATTGTGGCGTGTAAATGCCCCAGATGCCGTGAGGGAAGCATGTTTAAAGAGGCCATGTACAGCACGAAGTTTGCAGACATGCACCAAAGCTGCCCCTGCTGCGGGCAGTCTTTCGAGCCTGAGCCGGGGTATTACTACGGCGCCATGTACGTTAGCTTCGCCTTTAACGTGGCGATCTTCTTAGTGTCTCTTTTTATACTTTACCAGTTTGTGGAGGAGGTTACTATGGCGATGATGATGGGCATTGTGGTGGTGGTGGTCGTTGGGTTCCTGCCGGTTATCTTCAGGCTGTCGCGGTCGCTTTGGATTAATATATTTATCAGGTACGAAGGACCCTGCGGCGAAATACCTAAAAAGCTGCACGAATAGCTTACCCTTGTAGGTGTCTTATGCTTAGGCGCCTGTGGTAAGACTTACGGCCATACAAAAAGCCTTCAGCGTGCGCTGAAGGCTTTTTGTATGGAGAGCAGCCCTGTTTTGAGACTGACGTGAAGTCTGTTCTGCTCTACAGGTGCTTCTGTTGCCGTGGAGACCTTAGAAGAGCTTACGGGCAGCCACCACCACTTTTTCGATCACGCCGCCCAAGATCAGGCCTCCTATCGCGCAAACGAAGGCTTTGGCCAGCCAGGCAAGGGCAGGCACGTTCGCTAGGGCCACCTCCAGCTCATGCAGGGCATGGCTCGTAAAAGGGATGCCGTGTGCGATGATCTCCGCCCCAACCCACAGCATGGCTGCCGTGCCAACATAGCCCAGGATACTCAGGAAATGCGGCATGAACTTTACAATACCGTGCCCGATTGCCCTGACGCGGTGGTGGTGATTTTCTTTGGCCATGTGCAGCCCGATATCATCCGCTTTCACCACCAAACCCACAAACCCATACACGGCGATGGTAATGAATATGGCCACGGCCAGCATCACGGCAATCTGGCTGACCAAGGGCTTGTCTGCCACGGTAGCATAGGTGATGGCAACGATCTCACCGGACAGGATTAAATCGGTACGCACGGCGCTTTTAACGCGAGTTTTCTCGAGCTCCTCAGGCGTGATTACTTTCAGGTCATCCCCTGCGCTTTGCGGCGTATCGGCGTGGTGCGTAGCAAACATGGAGTGTACTTTCTCATAGCCTTCGAAGCAAAGGTAGGCCCCGCCCAGCATCAGGATGGGAGGGATGGCCCAGGGCGCAAAGAAACCCAGGATCAGCGCTGCGGGGCTTAGCAGAAGCAACTTGTTGAGCAGGGACTTCTTGGCAATCTGGTAGATGATCGAAAGCTCCCGTGAGGGGTCCAGGCCCACAACGTACTTGGGCGTTACTGCTGTGTCGTCAATGACGATGCCGGATACCTTGCCCGTTGTTTTTGCCACCTGGGTCGGCACATCGTCCAGGCTGGCTGCACTTACTTTTACCAGTGCAGATATGTCATCTAAAAGAGCGAGAAGTCCTGTAGCCATTAAATAGTCGCTTACCGTTTTAAAGAATGTTGCTGTTTTGTGGTCCGTTTTTTACACGCTGACAAAGCGGGTATTTTTCGCCTGGTAAATAACGCGATTTTGGCCGGACCTATGCAAATGCAAGCGGCTGTTTCGCGGGCACTATTTTTTCTCTGCCCGGATAACCTCGTATTGAATAGGCTTAAAGCTGTAGTTGTTCGATTGCTCTGCCGAGCAGGCGGTTAGCCCCACAATAAGGTCCATCTTTGCCTCCAGCAGCACATAGTCGCCGGCCTTGCTGGTAGGCGGGTCCACCGAGAGCTTGCCATCGGGCGCAAACTGCACGTTCATAAAAATGTTGAACGCCGTGGGGACGTCATCAGGCGCGATGTCATACTTTGCCAGGTTGGTGTACAGGTTCTCGAAGCAGCTGGGGTGGTACTCCGGGTTGTCGTACATGATCTGGAAGGTCTCGGGGCTGCAGGGGGCCAGCAGGAAATCGTTGCGGCCGTTGGTATCCTCCAGTATCTCCATCATCTGGTGGCTGCGGTTGCTCCAGAGGTGGTGGCCTTTGGTAATGAGGATGGTTTCCTCAAAGTCCAGCGTTTTTCCGGAGGAAAGCTTTTCGCGTTTATCCGCTGCGTTAAAGAGCACCATATCGCTTACCTGCTCGCCCTGTGGGTCGATCACTTTCAACCTGTCTCCCTTTTGTAGCTTAAATGCGGCGCCGGTTTGCCTGGCTATCGTTTCTATCATTTCTTCTTGTTGCGTGGCTTTTTTTAGTTGCGTGTTTATCGTTTACCTGCCAGGAAAGGGCATTTCCAGTGTTCGCCCACGTGGCGGCCGCTGTACTGCGGGGCCTCCAGCCCCTCGTCGAAGTCCTGCAGCATGGGGTTTATACTTCCGTCGTAGGCTACCTCCCGGTCGCGGATCACCTTTTTCATGTTGTCGTAGGCGCCTTTTGCCCGTAACTGCTCAAACTGCCCGTGCAGGTTGAAGGCCATGGCCGTGTAGCCGAACTTCCGGGCTTTCCGGCTGGCGTTGGGGTGCAGGCCCACTACAAAGAAGGCCGTGCCGCTGTAGCTGAAGCTAAAGTCTGTGTCATTCGGGTTGCTGCTCACCGCGGGGTCCCAGGGGTGCTGGCTCTTGTCGCTGTCGTGGAGCAGCTGTAGCTGTGCCCACAGCTGCTGTTCAAACGCAAGTTCGGAGGTAGGTGCCTCTTCCTTGAAAACAGCGATCATGGTCATGTACTCGCTCTCGGAGGCCAGCGTCTCAGCTATGTAACGCTGCAGGTCCCGGCCTAGCTGCGCGGTGCTTTCGGCGGTGGCCATGCTGCCGTACACGCCTACCCGGATCTGCCGGGAGTTAAAGGCCGCTTTGGCACCCACACAGGGGTAATTTGAGTCTCCGACCTTTTCGGTGAAGTTGTGGTAAATATCCTGTAAAGACCTGTCGTCTGTTGCCTCCAGGTCTTCGGACGTAAAATATGTTTGTGTTGCTCTAGGGCTCATAGTTCAGTTATTTAAGGTGCCGGACAAGCCTGTTCTTTTGCCGGAGCAGTACCGTGGCCGCCTGCCAACGGCAGTGGTGCCTGGCGTACCCTTAGGCAAGATTTATGTTGAGAAGGCGTTGGATGGTAGTTGAGGTACTCTTCTTCTGCCTGTGTTGTCTGCTCGTATGAGACACGCTGGCTCGTCCGGTGCTAAACCTTATACTTTTTCAGGCCAAAAAGGATGCAATTTTCTGAGGCCGGAGCAAAGCTTCGCCAGTCGGCAACCTGTGGCAGCCAGCGGAAGACAAAGCCTGTGGTAGGGCTGCAGGAGGTGCGGGCGGGCAGCTGTGGGAGGTACGCCAAAGAAAGCATCCCCTTAAAGTGATGTTATGCTTTGCTGGAAATTGGTGCTACGCTTTGCCGGCTGCTGCTCGCGTTCCTGAAGAAGATAAGTATAGCTGCCAGGGCAACTACTGCTAAACCAATCCAGGCTGTGGTAATAATCTGTGAACTTGCCTCTGCGTTTAGGTCGCGGTGCTTCAGAATGATACCGTAGAGCGCCCACACGCCTACCAGCCCAACATAAGGGTTAGACCTTGCAAATACCACAAACACTACAATCAGCGTGGCTGCCACAATCATGATCGTAGTCCAAAGTCCCTCACTCAGCCCAAAGCCATCCCAGCCTAAACCAACTAAGGCAGAGCTGATGTTGGCAACAGTGGCAATGATGATCCAGCCAAAGTATAAACTGAGCGGCACCTGCGTAAACCAGCGTGAGGCAGCAGAGCGGGCAGCGTTAAAAATATTCAGCCGCAGGTGTATCAGCAGCAGCGTTACCAGCTGGGTAAGTATAAGCAGCACCGAGATCACCAGCCACTCGTTTACCCAGGCAATAGTCCAGAGGCCGGTGGCCAGGTTGTTTACCATAAACAGGTTGCCCAGGCGCTGCAGGTCTATGTTAGCCTCATGTTCAGGAGACGCTTTAAATGCTTTTATCAGATGGTAAATACAGAAGATGGATAGCCCCAGGTAAATAACGCCCCAGATCGAAAAGGTGATGCCTGCAGGTGTAAACAGCGCCGGGTACTGAGCCGACACATCACCAATGGTCTGGCTATTGAAAACTCCGAACTGCGTAAGCTGCGAGGGTACCAAATGCACCAGGAAAAATAAGGTGTTCAGTACGGCCAGTGTTTTGATGTTTTTCATAGTATAGGTGCGGTTGTCTGAAAGTTATACGTTACGCAAATGCTTAAAATTCAACTATAAATCCTAAGGTTGGCACCAGGTTGCCGTCGTTGTTCTCCAGTACCACGGGTATGGCGTTGCTGCCGTCTAGTTGCAGCGGGTTACCGTCTGTGGTGGCAAAGCCTGAGTTGTCTTCGGTGCGCTGGAACGTATAACGCTCAAAGCCGGGCGTGTTGCTGCCCAGTACATTGGCAATATCCAGGAACAGGTCTAAGGTGATGCGGTTGAGGTTCCATTTCTTGTCGATGCGCACGTCGAGCTGGCTGAAGGGTTGCAGGCGCTCTGAGTTTAGCCTGGCGTAGTCGAGTATGCCTGTCCCTAAAGAGGCGTAGTTGCGCTGAGATGCCTCCAGGTCGAATGGGGTAGCTGGCGCACCACCGGCAAATCTATACTTGGCTCCGAACTCCCAGTTGCGCGGCAGCTTCTTGCCCAGCAAGCCGGACACTAGGTGGCGGTAATCCCAGGCGCTGGACACGTAGTTGCCATCCAGTCCGGCAAATTCACTCACTACGTAAGTATAAGATAGTACCGA includes:
- a CDS encoding DUF983 domain-containing protein, encoding MSQRNSLLYSIVACKCPRCREGSMFKEAMYSTKFADMHQSCPCCGQSFEPEPGYYYGAMYVSFAFNVAIFLVSLFILYQFVEEVTMAMMMGIVVVVVVGFLPVIFRLSRSLWINIFIRYEGPCGEIPKKLHE
- a CDS encoding DUF808 domain-containing protein, producing MATGLLALLDDISALVKVSAASLDDVPTQVAKTTGKVSGIVIDDTAVTPKYVVGLDPSRELSIIYQIAKKSLLNKLLLLSPAALILGFFAPWAIPPILMLGGAYLCFEGYEKVHSMFATHHADTPQSAGDDLKVITPEELEKTRVKSAVRTDLILSGEIVAITYATVADKPLVSQIAVMLAVAIFITIAVYGFVGLVVKADDIGLHMAKENHHHRVRAIGHGIVKFMPHFLSILGYVGTAAMLWVGAEIIAHGIPFTSHALHELEVALANVPALAWLAKAFVCAIGGLILGGVIEKVVVAARKLF
- a CDS encoding DUF1989 domain-containing protein, giving the protein MIETIARQTGAAFKLQKGDRLKVIDPQGEQVSDMVLFNAADKREKLSSGKTLDFEETILITKGHHLWSNRSHQMMEILEDTNGRNDFLLAPCSPETFQIMYDNPEYHPSCFENLYTNLAKYDIAPDDVPTAFNIFMNVQFAPDGKLSVDPPTSKAGDYVLLEAKMDLIVGLTACSAEQSNNYSFKPIQYEVIRAEKK
- the gntA gene encoding guanitoxin biosynthesis heme-dependent pre-guanitoxin N-hydroxylase GntA, which translates into the protein MSPRATQTYFTSEDLEATDDRSLQDIYHNFTEKVGDSNYPCVGAKAAFNSRQIRVGVYGSMATAESTAQLGRDLQRYIAETLASESEYMTMIAVFKEEAPTSELAFEQQLWAQLQLLHDSDKSQHPWDPAVSSNPNDTDFSFSYSGTAFFVVGLHPNASRKARKFGYTAMAFNLHGQFEQLRAKGAYDNMKKVIRDREVAYDGSINPMLQDFDEGLEAPQYSGRHVGEHWKCPFLAGKR